The nucleotide sequence GGTGTGCGATCGCCCGGTCCAGCGCGGACCTGGCTCCGCCGAGCGAGCAGGCGGCGATGTTCAGCCGCCCGCCGTCCAGCCCGCCCATCGCGATCCGGAACCCGCCGCCCTCGTCGCCGAGCCGGTCGGTGTCGGGCACCCGGACCCCGCGCAGCACCACCTGCCGGGTGGGCTGGGCGTTCCAGCCCATCTTGGCCTCGTTCGGCCCGAACTCCAGGGCGTCGCGGTGCACCAGGAACGCGGTGATCCCGCCGGCGCCCGGCCCGCCGGTACGGGCGAACACCAGGTAGCGCTCGGACGTCCCGGCCCCGGAGATGAACTGCTTGACGCCGTCCATCACCCAGTGCTCGCCGTCGCGCACGGCGCTGGTGCGCAGCGCCGCCGCGTCCGATCCGGCGTCCGGCTCGGTGAGGCAGTAGCTGGCCGGCTCGTCCATCGTGCACAGCGCGGGCAGGTACCGGGCCCGCTGCTCGGCGGTGCCGTGCCGGTCGATCATGCCGGCGACCATGTTGTGGATGGACAGATAACCGGCCAGCGAGGGGCAGCCGGTCGCCAGCGCCTCGAACACCAGCACCGCGTCGTAGCGGCTCAGCCCGGTCCCGCCGTGCTCCTCGGCGACGTAGAGCCCGGCCATGCCCAGCTTGGCCGCCTCGCGCAGCACGTCCAGCGGGAAGTGCTTGTCCCGGTCCCACTCCACCGCGTGCGGGGCGATCCACTCGGTGGCGAAGGCCTCGGCGGTCTCGACCAGTGCCCGCTGCTCCTCGGTCAGCTCGGCCAGGTCGGCCGGTGCGGCACTCATGACATGGTCGGGATCACGAAGGAGGCGCCGTCCTTGATCCCGGAGGGCCAGCGCGAGGTGACGGTCTTGGTGCGGGTGTAGAACTTGAACGAATCCGGTCCGTGCTGGTTGAGATCGCCGAATCCGGAGGCCTTCCACCCGCCGAAGGTGTGGTACGCGATCGGCACCGGGATCGGTACGTTCACCCCGACCATCCCGGTGTTCACCCGCGCGGCGAAGTTCCGGGCCGCGTCGCCGTCCCGGGTGAAGATCGAGACGCCGTTGCCGTAGACGTTCTCGTTGGGCAGCCGCAGGGCCTGTTCGTAGTCCGCTGCCCTGACCACCGACAGCACCGGACCGAAGATCTCGTCCCGGTAGAGCGACATGTCGGTGGTGACCCGGTCGAACAGCGTGCCGCCGACGAACCAGCCGCCCTCGCCGCCATCGGGCGGGGTGATCCCGCGGCCGTCGACGACCAGCTCGGCACCCTCCTCGGCGCCGGCCGCGATCGCCGCGGTCACCCGCTGCGCCGCATCCGCCCCGACCAGCGGACCCAGGTCGGCGGTCTCCGAGTCGGAGCGGCCGATCGTCAGGTTCCGGGCCCGCTCGGCGAGCTTGGCGACCAGCGCGTCCGCGGTCTGTTCACCGACCGGGACGGCCACCGACACGGCCATGCAGCGCTGGCCCGCGGAACCGAACGCGGCGCCCGAGATCGCGTCGGCGGCCTGGTCGAGATCGGCGTCCGGCATGACGATCAGGTGGTTCTTCGCCCCGCCGAAGCACTGGGCGCGCTTGCCGTGCGCGGTGGCGGTCGCATAGACGTACTGCGCGATCGGGGTGGAGCCGACGAAGCCGACCGCCTGGATGTCCGGGTGCACGAGCAGCGCGTCCACCGCCACCTTGTCGCCGTGCAGCACGGTCAGCACACCGGGCGGCAGGCCCGCCTCGTCGAACAGCTCGGCGATCCGGATCGGGACCGAGGGGTCCCGCTCGGAGGGCTTGAGCACGACGGCGTTGCCGCAGGCCAGCGCCGGTCCGAGCTTCCAGAGCGGGATCATCGCCGGGAAGTTGAACGGGGTGATCGCGGCGACCACGCCGAGCGGCTGGCGCATCGAGTAGACGTCGATCCCGCCGCCGGCGTCGGTGGAGTACTCGCCCTTGAGCAGGTGCGGGGCACCGGCGGCGAACTCGATCACCTCCAGGCCGCGCTGGATGTCGCCGCGGGCGTCCGGCAGCGTCTTGCCGTGCTCGGCGGAGAGCAGCGCGGCCAGCTCGTCGTGGTGCTGGTTCGCGAGCTGCAGGAACCGCAGCAGCACCCGGGCCCGGCGCTGCGGGTTCCAGGCGGCCCACTCCCGCTGGGCCTCGACGGCGACCCGGACGACCTCGTCCACATCGGATTCATCGGCGAGCCGGACGCGCGCCCGGGCCGTTCCGCGATTGGGGTCGTACACATCGGAGAACCGCTCGGACGACCCCGACCAGGGCTTTCCGGACAGGCGGTGT is from Pseudonocardia autotrophica and encodes:
- a CDS encoding acyl-CoA dehydrogenase family protein, giving the protein MSAAPADLAELTEEQRALVETAEAFATEWIAPHAVEWDRDKHFPLDVLREAAKLGMAGLYVAEEHGGTGLSRYDAVLVFEALATGCPSLAGYLSIHNMVAGMIDRHGTAEQRARYLPALCTMDEPASYCLTEPDAGSDAAALRTSAVRDGEHWVMDGVKQFISGAGTSERYLVFARTGGPGAGGITAFLVHRDALEFGPNEAKMGWNAQPTRQVVLRGVRVPDTDRLGDEGGGFRIAMGGLDGGRLNIAACSLGGARSALDRAIAHLADRRAFGEPLSGRQGLRFRVADAHTELAAARLLLHRAARAADAGEPDATRLCAMAKRLATDTGHEVADAALQLHGGYGYLAEYGIEKIVRDLRVHRILEGTNEVMRVIVSRGLMGAES
- a CDS encoding CoA-acylating methylmalonate-semialdehyde dehydrogenase; its protein translation is MAAIDVLEHRLSGKPWSGSSERFSDVYDPNRGTARARVRLADESDVDEVVRVAVEAQREWAAWNPQRRARVLLRFLQLANQHHDELAALLSAEHGKTLPDARGDIQRGLEVIEFAAGAPHLLKGEYSTDAGGGIDVYSMRQPLGVVAAITPFNFPAMIPLWKLGPALACGNAVVLKPSERDPSVPIRIAELFDEAGLPPGVLTVLHGDKVAVDALLVHPDIQAVGFVGSTPIAQYVYATATAHGKRAQCFGGAKNHLIVMPDADLDQAADAISGAAFGSAGQRCMAVSVAVPVGEQTADALVAKLAERARNLTIGRSDSETADLGPLVGADAAQRVTAAIAAGAEEGAELVVDGRGITPPDGGEGGWFVGGTLFDRVTTDMSLYRDEIFGPVLSVVRAADYEQALRLPNENVYGNGVSIFTRDGDAARNFAARVNTGMVGVNVPIPVPIAYHTFGGWKASGFGDLNQHGPDSFKFYTRTKTVTSRWPSGIKDGASFVIPTMS